A part of Denitratisoma oestradiolicum genomic DNA contains:
- the apbC gene encoding iron-sulfur cluster carrier protein ApbC, whose protein sequence is MSMTDSLVQAALKEVIDPNTGKDLVSSRNIRNLKVSGDEVTLDVELGYPARSQLDMIRKLVVDRLTALGASKVNVDVRHRIVSHAVQKGVKLVPGVKNIIAVASGKGGVGKSTTAVNLALALAAEGAGVGILDADIYGPSIPQLLGIHGLQPASSDGKSMEPMEAHGLQAMSIGFLVDVETPMVWRGPMVTTALQQLLNETRWRELDYLVVDMPPGTGDVQLTLAQKVPVTGAVIVTTPQDLALLDARKGLKMFEKVGVPILGLVENMSIHICSNCGHPEHIFGAGGAARMAQDYGVEVLGSLPLDIHIRQQADGGKPTVAAEPNGQIAEMYRAIARRIAVRVAEQAKDMSSRFPNIVVQNT, encoded by the coding sequence ATGAGCATGACCGACAGCCTGGTACAGGCAGCCCTCAAAGAAGTGATCGACCCCAACACCGGCAAGGACCTGGTGTCCTCCCGCAATATCCGCAATCTCAAGGTTTCCGGCGACGAGGTTACCCTCGACGTGGAGCTGGGCTACCCGGCCCGCAGCCAACTGGACATGATCCGCAAGCTGGTGGTGGATAGGCTGACGGCCCTTGGGGCGAGCAAGGTGAATGTGGATGTGCGCCACAGGATCGTCAGCCATGCGGTGCAGAAGGGCGTGAAGCTGGTTCCCGGTGTGAAGAACATCATTGCCGTGGCCTCGGGCAAGGGTGGCGTGGGCAAGTCCACCACGGCGGTGAATCTGGCCCTGGCCCTGGCCGCCGAAGGCGCCGGCGTCGGCATCCTGGATGCCGATATCTACGGTCCTTCCATTCCCCAGTTATTGGGCATCCATGGTCTCCAGCCTGCCTCCAGTGATGGCAAGTCCATGGAGCCCATGGAGGCCCATGGTCTCCAGGCCATGTCCATCGGATTCCTGGTGGATGTGGAAACGCCCATGGTCTGGCGCGGTCCCATGGTGACCACGGCCCTCCAGCAGTTGCTGAACGAAACCCGCTGGCGGGAATTGGACTACCTGGTGGTGGATATGCCCCCCGGCACCGGAGATGTCCAGCTCACCCTGGCCCAGAAGGTGCCGGTCACCGGCGCGGTAATCGTCACCACGCCCCAGGATCTGGCCCTGCTTGATGCCCGCAAGGGCCTGAAGATGTTCGAGAAGGTGGGGGTGCCCATCCTGGGCCTGGTGGAGAACATGAGCATCCACATCTGCAGCAACTGCGGCCACCCGGAGCACATCTTCGGCGCCGGAGGCGCGGCCCGCATGGCCCAGGACTACGGTGTCGAGGTGCTGGGTTCTTTGCCCCTGGACATCCATATCCGCCAGCAGGCCGATGGCGGCAAGCCCACCGTGGCAGCGGAACCGAATGGCCAGATCGCCGAGATGTATCGGGCCATCGCCCGCCGGATAGCGGTACGCGTTGCCGAACAGGCGAAGGATATGAGTTCACGCTTCCCCAATATCGTCGTGCAAAACACCTGA
- the metG gene encoding methionine--tRNA ligase — protein MTSRKILVTSALPYANGAIHLGHLVEYIQTDIWVRFQKMRGHECHYVCADDTHGTPIMLRAEKEGITPEQLIARVHGEHSRDFAGFHVAFDNYHTTHSDETRFYAEDIYGKLKAAGLIEVRSIEQYYDPVKQMFLPDRFIKGECPKCGAKDQYGDSCESCGAAYAPTDLKDPYSAVSGAKPELRHSDHYFFKLSDTRCQAFLRSWTRQAGRLQQEAANKMQEWLGAEGENKLTDWDISRDAPYFGFEIPGESGKGTGKYFYVWLDAPIGYMGSFRNLCARKGLDFDAYWGRDSQAELYHFIGKDILYFHALFWPAELEQAGYRTPTSIFAHGFLTVDGAKMSKSRGTFITAESYLQQGLNPEWLRYYFAAKLNGSLEDIDLNLEDFVQRVNADLVGKYINIASRAAGFIQKRFGGALLHVHLDDQFRGDLPGLMEAAEEIAGHYEARDYGRALRRIMTLADQVNQFVDKHQPWQLAKDPKKEAILHYVCTVLINAFRLLTLYLKPVLPHLATQAEAFLNIAPLTWADAAQLLPVGHEIRAYEHLMTRIDPKQVEALVAANKEYLEPKPEQHSLQRHAQHQQQAVDKMQTSPTISIDDFTKVDLRIARIVTASHVEGADKLIRLELDIGETENGEMRPRQVFAGIKSAYDPAVLVGRLTVMVANLAPRKMKFGMSEGMVLAASDEDGKTPGLFILSPDSGAIPGMRVK, from the coding sequence ATGACCTCCCGCAAGATTCTCGTCACCAGCGCCCTGCCCTACGCCAACGGCGCCATCCACCTGGGCCATCTGGTGGAATACATCCAGACCGATATCTGGGTGCGCTTCCAGAAAATGCGGGGCCACGAGTGCCACTATGTCTGCGCCGACGACACCCACGGCACCCCCATCATGCTGCGGGCCGAGAAGGAGGGCATCACCCCGGAGCAGCTGATCGCCCGGGTCCATGGGGAGCACAGCCGGGACTTCGCCGGCTTCCACGTGGCCTTCGACAACTACCACACCACCCATTCCGACGAAACCCGCTTCTACGCCGAGGACATCTACGGCAAGCTCAAGGCGGCCGGCCTGATCGAGGTGCGCTCCATCGAGCAGTACTACGACCCGGTGAAGCAGATGTTCCTGCCGGACCGCTTCATCAAGGGCGAATGCCCCAAGTGCGGTGCCAAGGACCAGTACGGCGACTCCTGCGAATCCTGCGGCGCTGCCTACGCCCCCACGGACCTGAAGGATCCCTATTCGGCGGTCTCCGGTGCCAAGCCGGAACTGCGTCATTCCGATCATTATTTCTTCAAGCTGTCGGACACCCGCTGCCAGGCCTTCCTGCGGAGCTGGACCCGCCAGGCAGGGCGCCTCCAGCAGGAAGCCGCCAACAAGATGCAGGAGTGGCTCGGCGCCGAGGGAGAGAACAAGCTCACCGACTGGGACATTTCACGGGACGCCCCCTACTTCGGTTTCGAGATTCCCGGCGAATCCGGCAAGGGCACGGGCAAGTATTTCTATGTCTGGCTGGACGCTCCCATCGGTTACATGGGCTCCTTCCGCAATCTCTGCGCCAGAAAGGGCCTCGACTTCGACGCATACTGGGGCAGGGATTCCCAGGCCGAGCTGTACCACTTCATCGGCAAGGACATTCTCTACTTCCATGCCCTGTTCTGGCCCGCCGAGCTGGAGCAGGCCGGCTACCGCACGCCCACCAGCATCTTCGCCCACGGCTTCCTGACCGTGGATGGTGCCAAGATGTCCAAGTCACGGGGCACCTTCATCACCGCCGAGAGCTATCTCCAGCAGGGACTGAACCCGGAATGGCTGCGCTACTACTTCGCCGCCAAGCTCAACGGCAGCCTGGAGGACATCGACCTCAACCTGGAGGACTTCGTCCAGCGGGTAAATGCCGATCTGGTGGGCAAGTACATCAACATCGCCAGCCGCGCCGCCGGATTCATCCAGAAACGCTTCGGCGGCGCACTGCTCCACGTCCATCTCGATGACCAGTTCCGCGGCGACCTGCCGGGGCTAATGGAGGCGGCGGAAGAGATCGCCGGCCATTACGAGGCCCGGGACTACGGCCGCGCTCTGCGCCGCATCATGACCCTGGCCGATCAGGTGAATCAGTTTGTGGACAAGCACCAGCCCTGGCAACTGGCCAAGGACCCGAAAAAGGAAGCCATCCTGCATTACGTTTGCACGGTACTGATCAATGCTTTCCGTCTGCTGACCCTCTACCTGAAGCCGGTGCTGCCCCACCTCGCCACCCAGGCCGAGGCCTTCCTCAATATTGCGCCACTGACCTGGGCCGACGCGGCCCAACTGCTGCCGGTGGGGCATGAAATTAGAGCTTACGAACATCTGATGACCCGCATCGACCCCAAGCAAGTCGAAGCCTTGGTGGCTGCAAACAAGGAGTACCTGGAACCCAAGCCGGAACAGCACTCCCTGCAGCGCCACGCCCAGCACCAACAACAGGCAGTGGACAAGATGCAGACCAGCCCCACAATTTCCATCGACGACTTCACCAAGGTGGATCTACGCATCGCCCGCATCGTGACCGCCTCCCACGTGGAGGGCGCCGACAAGCTGATCCGACTGGAACTGGACATCGGCGAGACAGAGAATGGGGAAATGCGGCCGCGCCAGGTCTTCGCCGGTATCAAGTCCGCCTACGACCCCGCCGTCCTGGTGGGCCGACTCACCGTCATGGTGGCCAACCTGGCCCCCCGCAAGATGAAATTCGGCATGTCCGAGGGCATGGTGCTGGCGGCCTCCGACGAAGACGGGAAAACGCCGGGGCTGTTCATTCTCTCCCCCGACAGCGGCGCCATACCGGGCATGCGGGTGAAGTGA
- a CDS encoding acylphosphatase: MEIRHLIITGRVQGVCYRASMTQEAQRLGVTGWVRNRHDGSVEAMIAGAPEAVAAQIAWSRSGPPAARVEQVAVEPGEGEYIGFTQLPTA, from the coding sequence ATGGAAATCCGCCACCTCATCATCACCGGTCGCGTCCAGGGCGTTTGCTACCGGGCCAGCATGACCCAGGAAGCGCAGCGCCTAGGTGTCACCGGCTGGGTACGCAACCGTCACGATGGCAGTGTCGAAGCCATGATCGCCGGCGCCCCCGAGGCCGTCGCTGCCCAGATCGCCTGGTCCAGAAGCGGCCCCCCCGCTGCCCGGGTAGAGCAGGTGGCGGTGGAACCCGGCGAGGGGGAATATATCGGGTTCACTCAATTGCCTACCGCATAG
- a CDS encoding peroxiredoxin, producing the protein MAVLVGKQAPDFSANAVFGNNEIKQIKFSEHIKGKHAVLFFYPLDFTFVCPSELIAFDHRFDDFKARGVEVIGCSIDSQFSHLAWKNTPIEKGGIGQVKYTLVADVKHEICQAYDVESAGGVAFRGSFLIDKNGVVQHQVINNLPLGRNIDEMLRMVDALQFTEEHGEVCPAGWNKGKAGMKASPDGVAKYLTEHSKEL; encoded by the coding sequence ATGGCTGTACTCGTCGGCAAGCAAGCACCCGATTTCAGCGCCAACGCAGTCTTCGGCAACAATGAAATCAAGCAGATCAAGTTTTCCGAGCACATCAAAGGCAAGCACGCGGTGCTGTTCTTCTATCCCCTGGACTTCACCTTCGTCTGCCCCTCCGAACTGATCGCCTTCGACCACCGCTTCGATGACTTCAAGGCCCGGGGCGTGGAGGTGATCGGTTGCTCCATCGACTCCCAGTTCTCTCATCTGGCCTGGAAGAACACCCCCATCGAAAAAGGAGGCATCGGCCAGGTCAAGTACACCCTTGTGGCCGACGTAAAGCACGAGATCTGCCAGGCCTATGACGTGGAGTCTGCTGGTGGCGTAGCCTTCCGAGGCTCCTTCCTGATCGACAAGAATGGCGTGGTGCAGCATCAGGTCATCAACAACCTGCCCCTGGGCCGTAATATCGACGAAATGCTGCGCATGGTGGATGCCCTGCAATTCACCGAAGAACACGGCGAGGTCTGCCCAGCCGGCTGGAACAAGGGAAAGGCCGGTATGAAGGCCAGCCCGGATGGTGTTGCCAAGTATCTGACCGAGCACTCCAAGGAACTCTGA
- a CDS encoding porin — protein sequence MQKKLIALAIAGLSSVAFAQSNVVIYGVADLGVESASISNQAANMGNKTRVVSNSSHIGFKGEEDLGNGLKALFQLETALTYGNNADTNGGTNGLNSAANFGASRDSFLGLSGAFGSVKVGTLTGPYRAQGNALSYAPGASGVAYTGAIYGTIGGVKTGTDDRTSNAIAYVSPTVNGFNATLLYAAAGNRNTDGAATSVNGKEWQLGLQYAIGGLTLGYAHVTRNEVQFSTLATALNGAVAVGTPYSDELKANRLTGKYNFGQGTSIVALWDKQKYENSAAALVANPSAERTAWMVGAGHQFGRSLVSVEYARAKEVELSTGDLADSDAKQWSLAYSYDLSKRTKVRAYWTKIDNGSASASNFYNNAVTGQAAGGDPRSLGASLRHSF from the coding sequence ATGCAGAAGAAACTGATCGCCCTGGCCATCGCCGGTCTGTCCAGCGTTGCCTTTGCCCAGTCCAATGTCGTCATCTACGGCGTGGCCGACCTGGGCGTGGAATCCGCCTCCATCAGCAACCAAGCCGCCAACATGGGCAACAAGACCCGCGTGGTCAGCAACTCCTCCCATATCGGTTTCAAGGGCGAAGAAGATCTGGGCAACGGTCTGAAGGCCCTCTTCCAACTGGAAACCGCCCTGACCTACGGCAACAACGCCGACACCAACGGCGGCACCAACGGCCTGAACTCCGCCGCCAACTTTGGCGCCTCCCGCGATTCCTTCCTGGGCCTTTCCGGCGCCTTCGGCTCCGTCAAGGTCGGCACCCTGACCGGTCCCTACCGCGCCCAGGGCAACGCCCTGAGCTATGCTCCCGGCGCTTCCGGCGTGGCCTACACCGGCGCCATCTACGGCACCATTGGCGGCGTCAAGACCGGCACCGATGATCGGACCTCCAACGCCATCGCCTATGTTTCCCCCACGGTGAACGGCTTCAACGCCACCCTGCTGTACGCTGCCGCCGGCAACCGCAACACCGATGGCGCCGCTACTTCGGTGAACGGCAAGGAATGGCAACTGGGCCTGCAGTACGCCATCGGCGGCCTGACTCTGGGCTATGCCCACGTCACTCGCAACGAAGTCCAGTTCAGCACCCTGGCTACCGCCCTGAATGGCGCCGTTGCTGTCGGCACCCCCTACAGCGACGAGCTGAAGGCCAATCGCCTGACCGGCAAGTACAACTTCGGCCAGGGCACCAGCATCGTTGCCCTGTGGGACAAGCAGAAGTATGAGAACAGTGCCGCCGCTCTGGTTGCCAACCCGTCCGCCGAGCGCACCGCCTGGATGGTGGGTGCCGGTCATCAGTTTGGCCGTAGCCTGGTTTCCGTCGAATATGCCCGCGCCAAGGAAGTGGAACTCTCCACCGGCGATCTGGCGGATTCCGATGCCAAGCAGTGGTCCCTGGCCTACAGCTACGACCTGAGCAAGCGCACCAAGGTCCGTGCCTACTGGACCAAGATCGACAACGGCTCTGCTTCCGCTTCCAACTTCTACAACAACGCTGTAACTGGTCAGGCTGCCGGCGGCGACCCCCGCTCCCTGGGCGCCTCCCTGCGTCACTCCTTCTGA
- a CDS encoding WbuC family cupin fold metalloprotein, producing the protein MIRLIDTTLLGELNAEAAASPRRRRNHNFHSADDHPAHRLLNAIEPGSYVAPHRHLETAKDETMLVLKGRLGLVIFDDGGGVVQTVVLAATGDVRGVDIPHDTWHSLVALETGTVFFETKAGPYRALTVEERAPWAPAENDGAAAKYLRQLEQHFC; encoded by the coding sequence ATGATCCGGCTGATCGATACCACCCTGCTTGGCGAACTGAACGCCGAGGCCGCCGCCAGCCCCCGGCGGCGGCGCAATCACAACTTCCATTCGGCCGACGACCATCCTGCACATCGCCTGCTCAACGCCATCGAACCGGGTTCCTACGTGGCGCCCCATCGGCACTTGGAGACAGCGAAGGATGAAACCATGCTGGTCCTGAAGGGGCGGCTGGGACTGGTGATCTTCGACGATGGAGGCGGTGTGGTGCAGACCGTCGTACTGGCGGCAACAGGCGATGTGCGTGGAGTGGATATTCCCCATGACACCTGGCATTCCCTGGTGGCCCTGGAAACGGGCACGGTGTTTTTCGAAACCAAGGCCGGCCCCTATCGGGCGCTTACAGTCGAGGAACGGGCACCCTGGGCGCCGGCGGAGAACGATGGGGCGGCGGCAAAGTATCTACGGCAACTGGAACAGCATTTTTGTTAA
- the dnaE gene encoding DNA polymerase III subunit alpha, whose amino-acid sequence MPAPRFVHLRLHSEYSITDGIVRLDDAIGRAVADGMPALALTDLGNLFGMVKFYTGARGKGLKPVIGADVWIRDEDARDPTRDSFARAVLLVKNRGGYLRLCELLSAAYLAPRRQGRAEITLTALAQGDNSGLIALSGSSLGDVGQWLLAGKLDLAEERAARWAKLFPDSYYLEVQRPHGDRRQPQQEALVGLTAALAGKLDLPLAATHPIQFLDADDFKAHEARVCIAEGYVLADTRRPKPFTEAQCFKTQDEMVELFADLPEAVENTVEIAKRCNLSITLGKNFLPDFPTPPGVTLDQHLADESRAGLERRLAQLYPDPAEREAQRPRYAERLEFEIRTIQQMGFPGYFLIVADFIQWSKNNGVPVGPGRGSGAGSLVAYSLLITDLDPLYYELLFERFLNPERVSMPDFDVDFCQDGRDRVIQYVKDKYGSHAVSQIATFGTMAAKAVIRDVGRVLDLPFNFVDQFAKLIPNELGITLADALDKEPALRERIEGEEELGQLWELATKLEGMIRNVGMHAGGVLIAPGKLTDFCPLYSADGGSVVSQFDKDDVEKAGLVKFDFLGLRTLTILNEAVHFANTVEGGSVELETLPLDDGSTYEQVFKNANTTAVFQFESGGMKDMLVQAKPDRLEDLIALNALYRPGPMDLIPSFIARKHGRERVTYLTPSLEKVLSTTYGIMVYQEQVMQTAQVVAGYSLGGADMLRRAMGKKKPEEMAQQRAIFVQGAAGNEIDETTANEIFDYIDKFAGYGFNKSHAAAYSLVAYQTAWLKCHYPASFLAATLSSEMANTDKVQFFCNDAKQGGLTFLSPDINASGIRFQPVDGKSIRYGLGAIKGTGESALSVILKAREEGGPFKDLFDFCRRIDKRVVNRRVIEALIRAGAFDSVDDHRHKLFASVGIALEAAEQAERNAHQGGLFDLGGPGEPGASETHYLEVPRWSEREQLLNEKPALGFFLSGHPFHGYRQEVARFTRRSLSQLEPQKELVLMAGVVVSTRTQMTRRGKMAIVMLDDASAQVEVTVFNELWDAERAKIKEDELLLVEGKVQKDEYMGGLRVTADKLMTLAEARSRFARQLRLSMNGQADAEKLRSLLAPHRHGPCPVRLAYRNNEAQAEMTLPEGWRVRLDDALLEALQDWLTPGNVEVIYG is encoded by the coding sequence ATGCCCGCCCCCCGTTTCGTCCACCTCCGGCTCCATAGCGAGTATTCCATCACCGATGGCATCGTCCGTCTGGACGATGCCATTGGCCGCGCCGTGGCCGACGGCATGCCGGCCCTGGCCCTGACCGACCTGGGCAACCTGTTCGGCATGGTCAAGTTCTACACCGGGGCAAGGGGCAAGGGGCTCAAGCCCGTCATCGGCGCCGATGTCTGGATACGCGACGAGGACGCACGGGATCCGACCCGGGACAGTTTTGCCCGTGCCGTGCTGCTGGTAAAAAACCGGGGCGGCTACCTGCGCCTGTGCGAGCTGCTCTCCGCCGCCTATCTGGCGCCACGCCGCCAGGGACGAGCCGAGATCACCCTGACGGCCCTGGCCCAAGGGGACAACTCCGGCCTGATCGCCCTTTCTGGCAGCTCCCTGGGGGATGTGGGCCAGTGGCTGCTGGCCGGCAAGCTGGATCTGGCCGAGGAGCGGGCCGCCCGCTGGGCAAAGCTCTTCCCCGACAGCTACTACCTTGAAGTGCAGCGTCCCCACGGGGACAGACGCCAACCCCAGCAGGAGGCCCTGGTAGGGCTGACTGCAGCCCTGGCCGGCAAGCTGGACCTGCCCCTGGCGGCAACCCATCCGATCCAGTTCCTCGATGCCGACGACTTCAAGGCCCACGAGGCCCGGGTCTGCATCGCCGAGGGCTATGTGCTGGCCGACACGCGCCGTCCCAAGCCCTTCACCGAGGCCCAGTGCTTCAAGACCCAGGACGAGATGGTGGAGCTCTTCGCCGATCTGCCCGAGGCCGTCGAGAACACGGTGGAGATCGCCAAGCGTTGCAATCTTTCCATCACCCTGGGCAAGAATTTCCTGCCGGATTTCCCCACTCCGCCGGGCGTCACCCTGGACCAGCATCTGGCCGACGAGTCACGGGCCGGACTGGAACGGCGACTGGCCCAGCTCTACCCCGATCCGGCGGAACGGGAGGCCCAGCGTCCCCGCTACGCCGAGCGCCTGGAATTCGAAATCCGGACCATCCAGCAGATGGGCTTCCCCGGCTACTTCCTGATCGTGGCGGACTTCATCCAGTGGTCCAAGAACAACGGCGTACCGGTGGGGCCGGGACGGGGCTCCGGTGCCGGTTCCCTGGTGGCCTACAGCCTCTTGATCACCGACTTGGACCCCTTGTATTACGAGCTGCTGTTCGAGCGCTTTCTCAACCCGGAACGGGTGTCCATGCCCGACTTCGACGTGGACTTCTGCCAGGATGGCCGCGACCGGGTAATCCAGTACGTGAAGGACAAGTACGGCAGCCATGCCGTGTCCCAGATCGCCACCTTCGGCACCATGGCGGCCAAGGCGGTGATCCGCGATGTGGGGCGGGTGCTGGACCTGCCCTTCAACTTCGTGGACCAGTTCGCCAAGCTGATACCCAACGAACTGGGGATCACCCTGGCCGATGCCCTGGACAAGGAGCCCGCCCTGCGGGAGCGCATCGAGGGCGAGGAGGAGCTGGGCCAACTCTGGGAACTGGCCACCAAGCTGGAGGGCATGATCCGCAATGTGGGCATGCACGCCGGCGGCGTACTGATCGCACCGGGCAAGCTGACCGACTTCTGCCCACTCTACTCCGCCGACGGCGGCTCGGTGGTGAGCCAGTTCGACAAGGACGACGTGGAAAAGGCCGGCCTGGTGAAGTTCGACTTCCTGGGCCTGCGCACCCTCACCATCCTCAACGAGGCGGTGCACTTCGCCAACACGGTGGAAGGGGGGAGCGTGGAGTTGGAGACCCTGCCTCTGGACGATGGTTCCACCTACGAGCAGGTGTTCAAGAACGCCAATACCACGGCAGTATTTCAGTTCGAATCCGGCGGCATGAAGGACATGCTGGTCCAGGCCAAGCCTGACCGCCTGGAGGATCTGATCGCCCTGAACGCCTTGTACCGGCCCGGTCCCATGGACCTGATTCCCAGCTTCATCGCCCGCAAGCATGGCCGGGAGCGGGTGACCTATCTGACTCCGAGCCTGGAAAAGGTGCTGTCCACCACCTACGGCATCATGGTGTATCAGGAGCAGGTGATGCAGACCGCCCAAGTGGTGGCGGGCTACTCCCTGGGGGGGGCCGACATGCTGCGCCGAGCCATGGGCAAGAAGAAGCCCGAGGAAATGGCTCAGCAACGGGCGATCTTTGTCCAGGGCGCAGCCGGCAACGAGATCGACGAGACTACCGCCAACGAAATTTTCGACTACATCGACAAGTTCGCCGGTTACGGCTTCAACAAGTCCCATGCCGCCGCCTATTCCCTGGTGGCCTACCAGACGGCCTGGCTCAAGTGTCATTACCCGGCCTCCTTCCTGGCGGCCACCCTGTCGTCGGAAATGGCCAACACCGACAAGGTGCAGTTCTTCTGCAACGATGCCAAGCAGGGTGGGCTCACTTTCCTGTCACCGGACATAAATGCCAGCGGCATTCGCTTCCAGCCGGTGGATGGCAAGAGCATCCGCTACGGCCTGGGCGCCATCAAGGGCACCGGCGAGTCGGCCCTATCGGTGATTCTCAAGGCCCGTGAAGAGGGTGGCCCCTTCAAGGATCTGTTCGATTTCTGCCGCCGCATCGACAAGCGGGTGGTGAACCGGCGGGTGATCGAGGCCCTGATCCGGGCTGGCGCCTTCGACAGTGTGGACGACCATCGCCACAAGCTCTTCGCTTCCGTCGGCATCGCCCTAGAAGCGGCGGAACAGGCCGAGCGTAACGCCCATCAGGGTGGCTTGTTCGATCTGGGCGGGCCGGGAGAACCCGGCGCCAGCGAGACGCACTATCTGGAGGTGCCCCGCTGGAGCGAACGGGAGCAGTTGCTGAACGAAAAGCCGGCCCTGGGTTTTTTCCTCTCCGGCCATCCCTTCCACGGCTATCGGCAGGAAGTTGCCCGCTTCACCCGGCGCAGCCTGTCCCAACTGGAGCCCCAGAAGGAACTGGTGCTGATGGCCGGCGTGGTGGTTTCTACTCGTACCCAGATGACTCGGCGCGGCAAGATGGCCATCGTCATGCTGGACGATGCCAGTGCCCAGGTGGAGGTCACGGTATTCAACGAGCTGTGGGATGCCGAGCGGGCCAAGATCAAGGAAGACGAGCTGCTCTTGGTGGAGGGCAAGGTGCAGAAGGACGAATATATGGGAGGCTTGCGGGTCACGGCGGACAAGCTGATGACCCTGGCCGAGGCCCGTAGTCGTTTCGCCCGTCAGTTGCGCCTGTCCATGAACGGCCAGGCCGATGCAGAAAAACTGCGCAGCCTGCTGGCACCCCATCGCCACGGCCCCTGTCCGGTGCGCTTGGCCTACCGCAACAACGAGGCACAGGCGGAAATGACCCTGCCCGAGGGCTGGCGGGTGCGTCTCGATGATGCGTTGCTGGAGGCGCTCCAGGACTGGCTGACGCCGGGCAATGTGGAAGTGATCTACGGATGA
- a CDS encoding ParA family protein, with protein MKSFLIANPKGGVGKSTLATNLAGGLARQNHKVMLGDIDRQQSSRDWLRLRSPLLPRIESWEIEADRPARPPRDTSHVILDTPAGLHGKKLAQVLKLVERVIVPLQPSIFDILATRHFLDALLEERDVRKHHAYVAIVGMRVDARTRAAGELDRFLSSLGLPVLTCLRDTQNYVQAAAHGMTIFDLSASRAGQDWEQWQPLLDWVEKD; from the coding sequence ATGAAGAGCTTTCTGATCGCCAATCCCAAGGGCGGCGTGGGCAAGAGCACCCTGGCCACCAATCTGGCGGGCGGGCTGGCCCGGCAGAACCACAAGGTAATGCTGGGGGACATCGACCGCCAGCAGTCCTCCCGCGACTGGCTGCGCCTGCGCTCTCCCTTGCTGCCCCGGATCGAATCCTGGGAGATCGAGGCCGACCGGCCGGCCCGCCCCCCCAGAGACACCAGCCATGTGATTCTCGACACCCCGGCCGGACTCCATGGCAAAAAGCTGGCCCAGGTGCTGAAGCTGGTGGAGCGGGTGATCGTGCCCCTGCAACCCTCTATTTTCGACATCCTGGCCACCCGGCATTTCCTCGACGCGCTGCTGGAGGAGCGGGACGTGCGCAAGCACCACGCTTATGTCGCCATCGTAGGTATGCGGGTGGATGCACGGACCCGGGCGGCAGGGGAGCTGGACCGCTTCCTCTCCAGCCTGGGACTGCCGGTGCTGACCTGCCTGCGGGATACCCAGAACTACGTCCAGGCCGCGGCCCACGGCATGACCATCTTCGATCTTTCCGCGTCACGGGCGGGGCAGGACTGGGAACAGTGGCAGCCCCTGCTGGACTGGGTGGAAAAGGACTGA